The following are encoded together in the Parabacteroides chongii genome:
- a CDS encoding TonB-dependent receptor: MNKIFTLILCLCCVFTTAWADDAPSLNPSDANIVGHILDKKTGEHLSFINVFLKGTTIGTSTDATGHYYLKNLPEGKYTLVMKTLGFKTVEKPVTLKKGKTLEINFDAEEDLVALDGVVVSANRNETTRRLAPSLVNVLDSKTFETTHATSLADGLNFQPGVRVENNCQNCGFQQVRINGLEGPYTQILVDSRPIFSALTGVYGLEQIPANMIERVEIMRGGGSALFGSSAIAGTINIITKEPLRNSAQISHSLTMVGGDRPDNNTTINASLVTDDHKAGIYMFGQNRYRGAYDHDGDGFTELGKLNARTLGFRSYLKTSMYSKLTFEYHNINEYRRGGNLLDLPPHEADIAEQTEHNINGGGLKFDLFSKDYKHRLNVYTSAQHTQRSSYYGAEKNPNAYGSTTDMTFVGGAQYSYEWDKCLFMPAEFTGGAEYNYDDLQDKMLGYHRTIEQTVHIGSVFLQNEWKNEKWSFLVGARMDKHNLIDHAIFSPRANVRFNPISDVNLRMSYSSGFRAPQAFDEDLHITAVGGDVAIIQISPDLKEENSQSVSLSADFYRRFGPVQTNFLIEGFYTDLRNVFILEEIGRDDDNNLLMERRNGKGARVMGINLEAKAVYSWMQIQAGATIQRSRYKEPESWSENKNLVPQKKMFRSPDVYGYFTSSFTPVKRFTASLTGTYTGSMLVQHLAGYIPEDREETTKDFFDLNVKVAYDFPLYKSVTLQVNAGVQNIFNSYQDDFDKGPQRDAGYIYGPGIPRSYFIGCKISY; this comes from the coding sequence ATGAATAAGATTTTTACTCTTATACTATGCCTGTGCTGTGTCTTTACGACTGCATGGGCTGATGATGCTCCGTCGCTGAACCCGTCGGATGCCAATATCGTAGGACATATATTGGACAAGAAAACAGGGGAGCATCTTTCTTTTATTAATGTATTCCTGAAAGGAACAACGATCGGTACGTCGACCGATGCAACCGGTCATTATTATCTGAAAAACCTGCCCGAAGGCAAGTATACACTGGTGATGAAAACATTGGGTTTTAAAACTGTTGAGAAACCTGTTACTTTAAAGAAAGGAAAAACACTGGAAATAAATTTCGATGCGGAAGAAGACCTGGTGGCATTAGACGGGGTGGTCGTATCGGCAAACCGTAATGAGACAACGCGCCGTCTGGCTCCTTCGCTTGTGAATGTGCTCGATTCGAAAACCTTTGAAACAACGCATGCCACTTCCCTGGCGGACGGACTGAACTTCCAGCCGGGTGTACGTGTGGAAAACAACTGTCAGAATTGCGGATTCCAGCAAGTTCGTATCAACGGACTAGAAGGTCCTTACACGCAGATACTGGTGGATAGCCGTCCGATATTCAGTGCGCTGACCGGTGTATACGGGCTGGAGCAGATTCCGGCGAATATGATCGAGCGGGTGGAGATCATGCGTGGGGGAGGTTCTGCCTTGTTCGGTTCTTCCGCTATTGCCGGTACAATCAATATCATTACAAAGGAACCTTTGAGAAATTCCGCACAGATATCCCATTCACTAACAATGGTCGGCGGCGACCGTCCGGACAATAACACGACCATTAATGCTTCGCTGGTGACTGACGACCATAAGGCAGGTATCTATATGTTCGGGCAGAACCGTTACCGCGGTGCTTACGATCATGATGGCGACGGCTTTACCGAATTAGGCAAACTGAACGCCCGTACGCTGGGCTTCCGATCTTATCTGAAGACGAGCATGTATTCGAAGCTGACTTTCGAATATCATAATATCAATGAATACCGTCGTGGCGGTAACTTATTGGACCTGCCTCCCCATGAAGCGGATATCGCCGAACAGACAGAGCATAATATCAATGGCGGCGGTTTGAAATTCGACCTCTTTTCGAAAGATTATAAACATCGTTTGAACGTGTACACTTCAGCCCAGCATACACAGAGAAGCAGTTATTACGGTGCCGAAAAGAATCCGAATGCATACGGAAGTACGACCGATATGACCTTTGTGGGTGGTGCGCAGTATTCATACGAATGGGACAAATGCTTGTTCATGCCGGCTGAATTTACCGGCGGTGCTGAATATAACTATGATGATTTGCAGGATAAGATGCTGGGTTATCATCGTACGATCGAGCAGACTGTACATATCGGAAGTGTGTTCCTGCAAAACGAATGGAAGAATGAGAAATGGAGCTTTCTTGTCGGAGCCCGTATGGATAAACATAACCTGATCGATCATGCCATATTCAGCCCGCGTGCCAATGTGCGTTTCAATCCGATCAGCGATGTGAATCTGCGTATGTCGTATTCAAGCGGTTTCCGTGCGCCGCAGGCATTCGATGAGGATTTGCATATCACGGCTGTAGGTGGTGATGTGGCTATCATACAGATATCTCCGGACCTGAAAGAGGAAAATTCGCAGAGTGTAAGTCTTTCTGCTGATTTCTATCGCCGTTTCGGTCCGGTTCAGACTAATTTTCTGATAGAAGGTTTCTATACGGATTTACGAAATGTATTCATTTTGGAAGAGATTGGCCGTGATGATGATAACAACCTGCTGATGGAACGGCGTAACGGGAAAGGTGCCCGTGTAATGGGTATCAACCTGGAAGCAAAGGCGGTATATTCATGGATGCAGATACAGGCGGGTGCAACGATCCAGCGCAGCCGTTACAAAGAGCCGGAAAGCTGGAGCGAGAATAAAAACCTGGTACCTCAGAAGAAGATGTTCCGTTCGCCGGATGTGTATGGTTATTTTACCTCTTCATTTACTCCGGTAAAACGCTTTACAGCTTCGTTGACCGGAACGTATACTGGAAGTATGCTGGTGCAGCACCTGGCAGGCTATATACCGGAAGACAGGGAGGAGACGACGAAGGATTTCTTTGATCTGAATGTGAAGGTAGCCTATGATTTTCCTCTTTACAAGTCTGTCACTTTGCAGGTGAATGCGGGTGTTCAGAATATCTTTAACTCTTATCAGGATGACTTTGACAAGGGTCCCCAGCGTGATGCCGGATATATCTATGGTCCCGGTATTCCGCGCAGTTATTTTATCGGATGTAAGATCAGTTATTGA
- a CDS encoding HIT family protein — MNLSDPKDCLYCTNNQTLHDLMIEIAPLSVSRLFLFKEQTYYGRCLVSYKDHVHDLNMLSDEDRNAFMADVVKVTRAMQKVFNPQKINYGAYSDKLSHLHFHLAPKYEDGPDFGGTFIMNPQKVYLSDQEYEGMIAKLKDALV, encoded by the coding sequence ATGAATTTAAGTGATCCCAAGGATTGTCTGTATTGCACGAACAATCAGACATTACACGATCTAATGATCGAAATAGCTCCTTTATCCGTATCCAGACTGTTTCTTTTCAAGGAACAAACTTACTATGGACGTTGCCTGGTTTCTTACAAGGACCATGTACATGATCTGAATATGTTAAGTGATGAGGACAGGAATGCGTTTATGGCGGATGTGGTAAAGGTAACACGTGCCATGCAGAAGGTTTTCAATCCACAAAAAATAAATTACGGTGCTTATTCCGATAAACTTTCTCATCTTCATTTCCACCTGGCTCCTAAATATGAGGATGGTCCCGACTTCGGAGGAACGTTCATAATGAACCCTCAAAAGGTTTATTTGTCGGATCAGGAATATGAAGGAATGATTGCGAAGTTAAAGGATGCGTTGGTATAA
- a CDS encoding type II toxin-antitoxin system RelE/ParE family toxin: MEESLVIAWKRTARKQARTIYAWYKKEMGLRAADKFINGILETVDLLALNPNMGSYEPETETCKRNYGSFVEHRNHKILYYVEKKTIYIVCIWPNSQNPKSFIEQLK, translated from the coding sequence ATGGAGGAATCTTTAGTTATTGCATGGAAACGCACAGCAAGAAAACAAGCTCGAACAATTTATGCCTGGTACAAAAAAGAAATGGGACTTAGAGCTGCGGATAAATTCATTAATGGCATTTTAGAAACCGTAGACTTGCTGGCATTAAATCCCAATATGGGATCTTATGAACCGGAAACCGAAACATGTAAAAGAAATTATGGTTCCTTTGTCGAACATAGAAACCATAAAATCCTTTACTATGTAGAAAAAAAGACAATCTACATTGTTTGCATTTGGCCTAACAGCCAGAATCCAAAAAGCTTTATCGAACAACTAAAATAA
- the yihA gene encoding ribosome biogenesis GTP-binding protein YihA/YsxC, protein MEIKSAEFVISNTDVKKCPAGNFPEYAFIGRSNVGKSSLINMLTGKKGLAMTSQKPGKTLLINHFMINNNWFLVDLPGYGFAQRGKEGRENIQRIIEDYILEREQLTNLFVLLDCRHEAQKIDLEFMEWLGENGVPFSIIFTKIDKISKGRLKENLKAYQDKLLESWEELPPILLSSSEKKEGREEILNYIDEINKSLKG, encoded by the coding sequence ATGGAAATCAAAAGTGCAGAATTTGTTATCAGTAACACAGACGTAAAGAAATGTCCCGCAGGTAACTTTCCGGAGTATGCCTTTATCGGGCGAAGCAATGTTGGCAAATCCTCCCTTATCAATATGCTGACAGGTAAGAAAGGTTTGGCGATGACTTCACAGAAGCCGGGAAAGACTTTGCTTATCAATCATTTTATGATCAACAACAACTGGTTTCTGGTCGACCTTCCCGGTTACGGTTTTGCCCAGCGCGGCAAAGAAGGACGGGAGAATATCCAGCGGATTATTGAAGATTATATACTGGAACGCGAACAACTAACCAATCTCTTTGTGTTACTCGACTGCCGTCACGAAGCACAAAAGATCGACCTGGAGTTTATGGAATGGCTGGGAGAAAATGGCGTACCTTTCTCAATCATCTTCACCAAGATCGACAAAATAAGCAAAGGACGTCTGAAGGAGAACCTAAAGGCCTATCAGGATAAATTACTGGAAAGCTGGGAAGAACTACCTCCTATCCTCCTATCCTCTTCCGAGAAAAAAGAGGGTCGAGAAGAAATTCTCAATTATATTGATGAAATAAATAAAAGTTTGAAAGGTTAG
- a CDS encoding sodium:solute symporter: MNSYIILSIIAVYFGILLLIAWITGRKSTSNDAFFLGNRKSPWYIVSIGMIGTSLSGVTFVSVPGMVRSIDMTYMQTVFGFFFGYILIAQVLLPLYYKLQLTSIYSYLGDRIGRRSYKTGASFFLLSKIVGAAARLYLVVLILQHYVFSTWNIPFWVTVIISIFLVWLYTYRSGIKTIIWTDTLQALCLVAMLVVIIWKVKDAMELDMGGMVRTLTESPHFRIFEFDDWHSTQHFVKQFFSGIFITIVMTGLDQDMMQKNLSCKSLKDAQKNMYTYGFAFTPVNFLFLALGVLLLSLASQQHIELPVLNDDILPMFCTSSILGHSILIFFTIGIIAAAFSSADSALTALTTSFCVDILGVEKEEATRAKRTRLMSHLLISVLFALIILIFKAVNSRSVIDAIYMIASYTYGPLLGLFVFGLFTKKHPRDKYVPYICIFSPLICFATDQLVKQHTGYAFGYEMLMLNGAITFFGLWAASVKHKTIKT; this comes from the coding sequence ATGAACAGCTATATCATCCTTTCTATAATTGCCGTTTATTTTGGCATACTGTTGCTGATTGCCTGGATTACGGGTAGAAAAAGTACAAGTAATGATGCCTTCTTTCTGGGTAACCGCAAATCGCCGTGGTATATCGTTTCCATCGGAATGATCGGGACATCGCTTTCCGGCGTGACTTTCGTCTCCGTCCCGGGAATGGTCCGTAGCATAGACATGACGTATATGCAGACGGTTTTCGGCTTTTTCTTCGGATACATACTCATAGCCCAAGTTCTGTTGCCTCTTTATTATAAACTTCAACTGACATCGATCTATTCGTATCTCGGAGACCGTATCGGGCGGAGAAGTTATAAGACTGGAGCGTCTTTCTTCCTGCTTTCGAAGATTGTCGGGGCGGCGGCACGGCTTTACCTGGTTGTTCTGATCCTGCAGCATTACGTATTCAGTACCTGGAATATCCCTTTTTGGGTAACTGTCATTATCAGCATTTTCCTGGTATGGCTATATACGTATCGCAGCGGCATAAAGACGATTATCTGGACCGATACGCTACAGGCGCTTTGCCTGGTTGCCATGCTGGTCGTTATTATATGGAAAGTGAAAGACGCCATGGAGCTCGATATGGGTGGCATGGTACGGACACTGACCGAGAGTCCGCATTTCCGTATTTTTGAGTTCGACGACTGGCATAGTACGCAACATTTCGTAAAACAGTTTTTCAGCGGTATCTTTATCACTATTGTCATGACCGGACTCGATCAGGATATGATGCAAAAGAACCTTTCCTGCAAAAGTCTGAAAGATGCACAAAAGAATATGTATACCTATGGCTTTGCCTTTACACCGGTCAACTTCCTGTTTCTGGCTCTCGGCGTATTGTTGCTGAGCCTTGCCTCACAACAGCATATTGAACTGCCGGTATTAAACGACGATATCCTGCCGATGTTCTGTACTTCCAGTATATTGGGACATTCCATCCTGATCTTCTTTACGATCGGTATCATAGCGGCGGCATTCAGCAGTGCAGATTCGGCATTAACAGCGCTGACCACTTCATTCTGCGTCGATATCCTGGGTGTGGAAAAAGAAGAAGCGACACGGGCAAAGCGTACCCGCCTGATGAGCCATTTGCTTATTTCTGTCTTATTTGCCCTGATTATCCTTATCTTTAAGGCGGTAAACAGTCGTAGCGTAATCGACGCCATCTATATGATCGCTTCCTATACGTACGGTCCTTTACTGGGATTATTTGTCTTTGGCCTGTTCACTAAAAAACATCCGCGCGACAAATATGTTCCTTATATATGTATCTTCTCACCGCTGATTTGTTTTGCGACGGATCAGCTGGTGAAACAACATACAGGCTACGCCTTCGGTTATGAAATGCTGATGCTGAACGGAGCAATCACATTCTTCGGACTATGGGCGGCTTCGGTCAAACACAAAACAATAAAAACGTAA
- a CDS encoding SpoIID/LytB domain-containing protein produces MDAPLVNVGIMTEKALSFVFNGEYIHTESSSFLTGEQRALFVNGNIVYNGKLYKELFFEPASPESSFDLKAVTIGVDFHWQRQEDQRFKGALNLVAGNEGIVVINSIDVEEYLTSVISSEMSATASKELLKAHAVISRSWLLAQIEKTFRLGNAPDKYKSCERDHEQLVRWYDREDHHMFDVCADDHCQRYQGITRASTPIVKEVIHETRGEILTDGESICDTRFSKCCGGVTEQFEHCWEPVPHSYLTAVRDSRETSFPDLTDPVEAEMWIRNTPDAFCNTTDKKILSQVLNNYDQETTNFYRWKVTYTQEELAELIHRKSGIDFGEILDLIPLERGTSGRIEKLRIVGTRRIYTIGKELEIRRTLSETHLYSSAFVVDKEDMHASIPQRFVLTGAGWGHGVGLCQIGAAVMGEQGYSYTEILAHYFRGATIEKRY; encoded by the coding sequence ATGGATGCACCGCTAGTTAATGTTGGGATTATGACGGAGAAGGCGCTCTCGTTCGTATTCAACGGAGAATATATCCATACGGAGAGCAGCTCTTTTCTAACGGGAGAACAACGGGCGTTGTTCGTCAACGGAAATATTGTATACAACGGCAAGCTGTACAAGGAACTGTTCTTTGAACCGGCTTCGCCCGAATCGTCGTTCGATCTGAAGGCCGTCACGATCGGAGTTGATTTTCACTGGCAAAGACAGGAAGATCAGCGCTTCAAAGGGGCGCTTAACCTGGTTGCGGGAAATGAGGGGATCGTTGTGATCAACAGTATCGACGTGGAAGAATATCTTACCAGCGTGATCTCGTCGGAAATGAGTGCCACAGCTTCGAAAGAGTTGTTGAAAGCTCATGCCGTAATCTCCCGCAGCTGGCTGCTGGCGCAGATAGAAAAAACGTTCCGCCTGGGAAATGCTCCGGATAAATACAAGAGTTGTGAACGCGACCACGAACAACTGGTTCGTTGGTACGATCGTGAAGACCATCATATGTTCGATGTCTGTGCCGACGATCACTGCCAGCGTTACCAGGGTATCACCCGTGCTTCCACTCCGATAGTGAAAGAGGTGATCCACGAAACCCGCGGCGAAATACTGACCGACGGCGAGTCGATTTGCGATACCCGCTTCTCTAAATGTTGCGGAGGTGTGACCGAGCAGTTCGAACATTGCTGGGAACCTGTTCCTCACTCCTATCTGACAGCCGTGCGCGACAGCCGCGAGACTTCCTTTCCCGATCTGACCGATCCGGTCGAAGCTGAAATGTGGATACGCAACACGCCCGATGCATTTTGCAACACAACGGATAAAAAGATATTGAGCCAGGTACTGAACAATTACGACCAGGAAACAACCAACTTCTATCGTTGGAAAGTGACCTATACACAGGAAGAACTTGCCGAACTGATCCACCGAAAGAGCGGCATCGACTTCGGCGAGATACTGGACTTGATTCCTTTGGAAAGAGGGACTTCCGGACGCATCGAAAAGTTACGGATCGTAGGTACACGCCGTATATATACCATCGGCAAGGAACTGGAAATACGGCGGACTTTGTCGGAGACTCACCTGTACAGTTCGGCTTTTGTGGTAGACAAAGAGGATATGCATGCTAGCATTCCACAGCGTTTCGTACTAACAGGGGCAGGCTGGGGACATGGTGTGGGACTTTGCCAGATCGGTGCGGCAGTCATGGGTGAACAAGGATATTCTTATACGGAAATACTGGCTCATTATTTCCGGGGAGCGACGATAGAAAAAAGATATTAG
- a CDS encoding OPT family oligopeptide transporter, translated as MKKEDEEKVSGLPENAYRELKEGEVYNPIMSPNKQYKEVTPWSVFWGLVMAVIFSAAAAYLGLKVGQVFEAAIPIAIIAVGLSSGFKRKNALGENVIIQSIGACSGVIVAGAIFTLPALYILQDKYPEITINFFEVFMSSLLGGILGILLLIPFRKYFVSDMHGKYPFPEATATTQVLVSGEKGGNQAKPLIMAGLIGGLYDFIIATFGWWSETISTRIVSAGEMLADKAKVVLKVNTGAAVLGLGYIIGLKYSMIICAGSFLVWLVIIPLMSVFFGADVLTLGNDAITATVGSMSAEQIFTTYARHIGIGGIATAGVIGIINSWGIIRGAVGLAAKELKGKNTEADTETIRTQKDLSMKIISIGIFATLIVTYLFFHFGVLDNWYYALIGLLIVGIIAFLFTTVAANAIAIVGTNPVSGMTLMTLILSSIILVAAGLKGTAGMVSALIIGGVVCTALSMAGGFITDLKIGYWLGSTPAKQQTWKFLGTLVSAATVGGVILILNQTYGFTTGQLAAPQANAMAAVIEPLMSGSGAPWVLYGIGAVLAIILNFCKIPALAFALGMFIPMELNTPLLIGGAISWYVGSRSKDKALNTARLEKGTLLASGFIAGGALMGVISAALRFGGINLVNEKWLEGNFAEPLAVLMYIALMAYLAISSMKAKKE; from the coding sequence GTGAAAAAGGAAGATGAAGAAAAGGTAAGCGGGCTACCGGAAAATGCCTATAGAGAACTCAAAGAAGGAGAAGTATATAACCCTATCATGTCACCCAATAAACAGTACAAAGAAGTGACACCCTGGTCTGTATTCTGGGGACTTGTGATGGCTGTGATATTCAGTGCGGCAGCTGCTTATCTGGGGTTGAAAGTCGGACAGGTATTCGAAGCCGCCATACCGATCGCCATCATTGCCGTCGGACTGTCGAGCGGTTTCAAAAGAAAGAATGCATTAGGGGAAAATGTAATTATCCAGTCTATCGGAGCTTGTAGCGGCGTGATCGTAGCCGGAGCTATTTTTACTCTTCCCGCCTTATACATCCTACAGGATAAATATCCGGAAATCACCATCAACTTTTTTGAAGTATTCATGAGCTCGTTGTTGGGCGGTATCCTCGGTATCCTGTTGCTGATTCCTTTCCGGAAATATTTCGTTTCGGACATGCACGGTAAATATCCGTTCCCGGAAGCGACAGCAACCACACAGGTACTCGTTTCCGGTGAAAAAGGCGGAAACCAGGCAAAGCCGCTTATCATGGCAGGACTGATCGGAGGTTTATATGATTTTATCATCGCCACATTCGGATGGTGGAGCGAAACGATAAGCACACGGATCGTCAGCGCCGGTGAAATGCTGGCAGACAAGGCTAAGGTCGTATTGAAAGTAAACACAGGAGCTGCCGTATTGGGCCTCGGCTATATTATCGGACTGAAATATTCCATGATCATCTGTGCCGGTTCATTCCTGGTCTGGCTGGTGATCATCCCGTTGATGTCTGTCTTTTTCGGTGCAGACGTACTGACATTAGGTAACGATGCGATCACGGCTACAGTCGGAAGCATGAGTGCCGAACAAATCTTTACGACTTATGCCCGTCATATCGGTATCGGGGGTATCGCCACAGCCGGTGTGATCGGTATTATCAATTCCTGGGGAATTATCCGGGGAGCCGTAGGACTTGCCGCCAAAGAACTGAAAGGAAAAAATACGGAAGCCGATACGGAAACCATACGCACCCAGAAAGATTTATCCATGAAGATCATTTCGATCGGTATCTTCGCGACGCTGATCGTGACCTATTTATTCTTCCATTTCGGTGTACTGGATAACTGGTATTATGCGCTGATCGGTCTGCTGATCGTTGGGATTATCGCTTTCCTGTTTACGACCGTTGCCGCCAATGCGATCGCTATTGTCGGAACCAATCCGGTTTCGGGAATGACATTGATGACATTGATCCTGTCGTCGATCATCCTGGTTGCCGCCGGACTAAAAGGTACAGCCGGTATGGTGTCGGCACTGATCATCGGAGGTGTGGTATGTACGGCACTTTCCATGGCGGGAGGTTTCATTACCGACCTGAAAATCGGTTACTGGCTGGGAAGTACACCGGCTAAACAGCAAACCTGGAAATTCCTCGGTACGCTGGTTTCTGCAGCTACCGTAGGCGGCGTTATCCTGATCCTGAACCAAACTTACGGGTTTACCACCGGACAGCTGGCAGCTCCTCAGGCAAATGCGATGGCAGCCGTTATCGAACCGTTGATGAGTGGCTCGGGAGCTCCCTGGGTATTGTATGGCATCGGGGCTGTATTGGCTATCATTCTGAATTTCTGCAAGATCCCGGCACTCGCCTTCGCATTGGGTATGTTCATTCCGATGGAACTGAATACACCGTTGCTGATCGGCGGAGCTATCAGCTGGTATGTAGGAAGCCGGAGTAAGGACAAAGCATTGAACACCGCTCGTCTTGAAAAAGGGACATTGCTTGCTTCCGGATTCATTGCCGGCGGAGCCTTGATGGGTGTTATCAGCGCAGCACTGCGTTTCGGGGGCATCAACCTGGTGAATGAAAAATGGCTGGAAGGGAACTTTGCCGAACCTCTGGCTGTTCTTATGTATATTGCATTGATGGCTTACCTGGCGATAAGCTCTATGAAAGCGAAAAAAGAATAA
- a CDS encoding T9SS type A sorting domain-containing protein — protein MKKLVLCICLLPVISFAQQTSGHFLKVFNRTTQTVSSLRMSNTALDSTYTYQGSDNKLTDIAYYTYDESGRKIKMETKSAYSSDGDLSLSSKTEYIYPENIGNTSYETEERVYSYKDGEWMPVYKTFNTYNASATQTAMRSYRNENGEWVKDWIWATVESDDKGNPLVVMDTTFHADGSLEIYKMDAVYSDGGLVLGGTNYDWSEELKDWIPSQKAQLTYDDQGNVISQYTEFMEDGEWIFGFEYTYQYDEHRNMIRETDKENDGFTFYIRFQNFYSDNTITHNETIRVDRDYKIAVNSSSRTLEFDLGDIEEGKVSVINASGAIVRRATVRNSQHSIPLNTLASGFYIIHIYTSQGEQSRRVIIR, from the coding sequence ATGAAAAAATTAGTACTTTGTATTTGTTTATTACCAGTTATTAGTTTTGCCCAGCAAACATCGGGGCATTTTTTGAAAGTATTTAACCGGACAACACAAACCGTTTCATCGTTAAGGATGTCGAATACAGCCTTGGATTCGACATATACTTATCAGGGGAGTGATAATAAGTTGACGGATATCGCCTATTATACTTATGATGAATCCGGTAGAAAAATAAAAATGGAAACGAAGTCTGCTTATAGTTCTGATGGTGACCTGAGCCTTTCCTCGAAAACAGAATATATTTATCCTGAAAACATTGGAAATACTTCTTATGAAACGGAAGAAAGAGTCTATTCCTATAAAGACGGGGAGTGGATGCCGGTTTATAAAACTTTCAATACTTATAATGCTTCTGCTACCCAAACGGCAATGAGAAGCTACCGGAATGAAAATGGTGAATGGGTAAAAGACTGGATTTGGGCGACTGTTGAGTCTGACGATAAAGGAAATCCTCTGGTTGTGATGGATACTACTTTTCATGCGGATGGAAGTCTTGAAATTTACAAAATGGATGCGGTTTATAGTGATGGCGGTCTTGTTTTAGGCGGAACTAATTATGATTGGAGTGAAGAATTGAAGGATTGGATCCCTTCACAAAAGGCACAACTAACCTATGACGATCAGGGCAATGTAATCAGTCAATATACTGAATTTATGGAAGATGGTGAGTGGATCTTTGGTTTTGAATATACGTATCAATATGATGAGCATCGGAATATGATACGTGAAACGGATAAGGAAAACGATGGCTTTACTTTCTATATTCGGTTCCAAAACTTCTATTCCGACAATACGATTACGCATAATGAAACTATACGAGTTGATCGTGATTATAAGATCGCAGTGAATTCTTCTTCCCGCACCCTGGAATTTGATTTAGGAGATATTGAGGAAGGAAAGGTAAGTGTTATAAATGCATCCGGTGCTATTGTCCGTCGGGCAACAGTTCGTAACAGTCAGCATAGCATTCCGCTAAACACTCTTGCTTCCGGTTTTTACATAATTCATATTTATACCTCTCAGGGAGAACAGTCCCGCCGGGTAATTATTCGATAA
- a CDS encoding HdeD family acid-resistance protein yields MNTFDERISSAVKNWWVSLLLGLLYILIAICLMFTPMASYVALSILFSVAMFVSGTLEILFAVSNRKHISSWGWYLAGGIIDLILGIYLMASPGLSMTVLPFILAFWLMFRGFSSTGYAMDLKRFGTGNWGWYMAFGILAIICSIAIIWQPGLGVFTLVYMIAYALLIIGIFRVMLSFELRSLHKKQEKE; encoded by the coding sequence ATGAATACATTTGACGAAAGAATTAGTTCCGCCGTAAAAAACTGGTGGGTTTCACTTTTACTGGGATTATTATATATCCTGATTGCCATATGCCTGATGTTTACACCAATGGCAAGTTATGTCGCTTTAAGCATCCTGTTCAGCGTCGCTATGTTCGTAAGCGGTACGCTTGAAATCCTTTTTGCCGTATCCAACCGGAAGCATATTTCCAGTTGGGGCTGGTATCTGGCGGGCGGTATTATCGACCTGATACTGGGTATTTACCTGATGGCAAGTCCGGGGTTGAGCATGACTGTCCTGCCGTTTATTCTAGCATTCTGGCTGATGTTCAGAGGTTTCTCTTCCACCGGTTACGCCATGGACCTGAAACGGTTCGGAACCGGAAACTGGGGTTGGTATATGGCATTCGGAATCCTGGCTATTATCTGTAGCATCGCCATCATATGGCAACCGGGCTTAGGCGTCTTCACGCTTGTTTACATGATCGCTTATGCACTGCTTATCATCGGTATCTTCCGCGTAATGCTCTCTTTCGAACTGAGAAGCCTGCATAAAAAACAGGAAAAAGAATAA